In one Corythoichthys intestinalis isolate RoL2023-P3 chromosome 16, ASM3026506v1, whole genome shotgun sequence genomic region, the following are encoded:
- the hrob gene encoding homologous recombination OB-fold protein isoform X1, giving the protein MSCQLSGLFSIGEDFDDEDLLGSTWGVAPQTVVPSRPFGAACVASSDSGNKLLQRSASPCSPSSLETAAPTLRGLSSTSRAHPILPELKEHHIEEQKRPTATLPHSMLTAAYVTRKDSNCNLLQPGGDSLHLALKTLTPTLKKPLTVGQALGRQPLSTPAFPGPHVGAHHRPGTTVPSHTLGREKVVPTLQQLSSGPRAFTFQHSASVLPESHSWVQQSPIHSTDVATHSLAATPVIPRETMTNPFKSNTERSPQPLSTFKSDVTELHLGVSHKSAISDNADDDFDDWDLDLKDLEECERLAERIAPVKTLRPTNSRVTERVLTPTPPYLAPMRTITTSSPVPNSFSNTLGKPQQASWRTQTPTHPPRGLFETISPGPSPSSAFSHHPLSTPLLTNHLVQLVSASSKVSRKRPRSEPRPPMTRRFPGPAGLLPQQPQSESLDEIVVSVSHKPAHNVAERPPKQVSSSQSEEEEFSSGPWAAMKAEMGLDERNPVCFLRSYSVVMVLRKAALKQLNKNKVPNMAVMLKSINHTHTDAKAVFKDPTGEIQGTFHRRLLEERLGELKVGAVLLLRQVGVFSPSHRNHYLNVTPKNLLRVYSPDGMCHTSGQLPPLILEPPTSPLPTDRPVSCMQLMFDEDDCDDDGTKFNEENPQNSSWDADDLDELLVALPEDPAFDGN; this is encoded by the exons GACCTTCTTGGGAGCACCTGGGGGGTTGCACCCCAAACTGTCGTGCCATCCCGCCCCTTCGGTGCTGCTTGTGTCGCTTCTAGTGATTCTGGTAACAAACTCCTCCAGAGATCAGCTTCCCCGTGTTCCCCTTCATCCTTGGAAACAGCTGCGCCCACTTTGCGGGGGCTCTCCTCTACAAGTCGGGCTCACCCCATTCTACCAGAACTTAAAGAGCACCACATTGAGGAGCAGAAGAGACCCACTGCCACTTTGCCACACTCTATGCTGACTGCTGCCTATGTCACCCGCAAAGATTCCAATTGCAACCTACTACAGCCAGGTGGAGATTCACTGCATCTTGCTTTAAAAACATTGACTCCAACTTTGAAGAAACCTTTAACAGTTGGTCAGGCCTTGGGGCGCCAACCGCTCTCTACACCAGCCTTCCCCGGGCCACATGTGGGGGCACACCATAGGCCTGGCACCACTGTGCCATCCCACACTTTGGGCCGGGAGAAGGTTGTTCCGACTTTGCAGCAGCTCTCTTCCGGCCCTCGAGCTTTTACCTTTCAGCACTCTGCCTCAGTTCTCCCTGAGTCCCACTCATGGGTGCAGCAGAGCCCCATCCACTCCACCGATGTGGCAACACATTCGCTAGCTGCCACCCCTGTCATCCCTAGAGAGACTATGACAAATCCTTTCAAGTCAAACACAGAGAGATCACCTCAACCCCTTTCAACATTTAAGAGTGATGTCACTGAGCTTCACTTGGGGGTGTCACACAAGTCTGCCATCAGTGACAATGCAGATGATGATTTTGATGACTGGGACTTGGACCTCAAAGATTTAGAAGAATGTGAACGTCTCGCAGAACGGATTGCTCCAGTCAAAACTCTGCGCCCCACCAACAGTAGAGTGACTGAAAGAGTGCTAACCCCAACGCCCCCCTACCTCGCCCCGATGCGAACTATTACCACCTCCTCGCCGGTTCCCAACTCTTTTTCCAATACTCTTGGCAAGCCTCAGCAGGCGTCGTGGAGGACCCAGACACCAACCCACCCACCCCGGGGCCTCTTTGAGACCATTTCCCCTGGGCCTTCCCCCTCTTCAGCTTTTAGTCACCACCCCCTCAGCACACCACTGCTGACCAACCACCTGGTTCAGCTGGTGTCTGCGTCCAGTAAGGTTTCCCGTAAGAGGCCTCGGTCGGAACCTCGGCCGCCCATGACGCGGCGCTTCCCGGGCCCGGCTGGGCTCCTCCCACAGCAG CCACAAAGTGAGAGTCTAGATGAGATTGTGGTGTCCGTTTCCCACAAGCCTGCCCATAATGTGGCAGAACGCCCTCCAAAGCAG gttTCCAGCTCCCAGTCCGAGGAAGAGGAGTTCAGCAGTGGCCCCTGGGCGGCAATGAAGGCTGAGATGGGATTGGATGAGCGAAACCCAGTGTGCTTTCTGCGTTCTTACAGCGTGGTCATGGTGCTCCGcaag GCGGCTTTGAAACAGCTGAACAAAAACAAAGTCCCAAACATGGCTGTCATGCTCAAGAGTATCAACCACACCCACACTGATGCAAAGGCTGTGTTCAAGGATCCTACAG GTGAGATCCAGGGTACGTTCCATCGGCGCCTTCTGGAGGAGCGCTTGGGGGAACTGAAGGTTGGTGCTGTGCTGCTGCTAAGGCAG GTGGGTGTTTTCTCCCCCTCCCACCGCAACCACTACCTCAACGTGACGCCCAAAAACCTCCTCAGGGTCTATTCGCCAGATGGAATGTGTCACACATCGGGGCAGCTACCCCCACTGATTCTG GAGCCGCCAACGTCACCATTGCCCACCGACAGACCGGTCTCTTGCATGCAGCTAATGTTCGACGAGGATGACTGTGATGATGACGGCACAAAATTCAATGAGGAAAACCCGCAAAATTCAAGCTGGGATGCAG ACGACTTGGATGAGCTCCTAGTGGCGCTCCCTGAGGACCCAGCCTTTGACGGGAACTGA
- the hrob gene encoding homologous recombination OB-fold protein isoform X2 → MSCQLSGLFSIGEDFDDEDLLGSTWGVAPQTVVPSRPFGAACVASSDSGNKLLQRSASPCSPSSLETAAPTLRGLSSTSRAHPILPELKEHHIEEQKRPTATLPHSMLTAAYVTRKDSNCNLLQPGGDSLHLALKTLTPTLKKPLTVGQALGRQPLSTPAFPGPHVGAHHRPGTTVPSHTLGREKVVPTLQQLSSGPRAFTFQHSASVLPESHSWVQQSPIHSTDVATHSLAATPVIPRETMTNPFKSNTERSPQPLSTFKSDVTELHLGVSHKSAISDNADDDFDDWDLDLKDLEECERLAERIAPVKTLRPTNSRVTERVLTPTPPYLAPMRTITTSSPVPNSFSNTLGKPQQASWRTQTPTHPPRGLFETISPGPSPSSAFSHHPLSTPLLTNHLVQLVSASSKVSRKRPRSEPRPPMTRRFPGPAGLLPQQPQSESLDEIVVSVSHKPAHNVAERPPKQVSSSQSEEEEFSSGPWAAMKAEMGLDERNPVCFLRSYSVVMVLRKAALKQLNKNKVPNMAVMLKSINHTHTDAKAVFKDPTGEIQGTFHRRLLEERLGELKVGVFSPSHRNHYLNVTPKNLLRVYSPDGMCHTSGQLPPLILEPPTSPLPTDRPVSCMQLMFDEDDCDDDGTKFNEENPQNSSWDADDLDELLVALPEDPAFDGN, encoded by the exons GACCTTCTTGGGAGCACCTGGGGGGTTGCACCCCAAACTGTCGTGCCATCCCGCCCCTTCGGTGCTGCTTGTGTCGCTTCTAGTGATTCTGGTAACAAACTCCTCCAGAGATCAGCTTCCCCGTGTTCCCCTTCATCCTTGGAAACAGCTGCGCCCACTTTGCGGGGGCTCTCCTCTACAAGTCGGGCTCACCCCATTCTACCAGAACTTAAAGAGCACCACATTGAGGAGCAGAAGAGACCCACTGCCACTTTGCCACACTCTATGCTGACTGCTGCCTATGTCACCCGCAAAGATTCCAATTGCAACCTACTACAGCCAGGTGGAGATTCACTGCATCTTGCTTTAAAAACATTGACTCCAACTTTGAAGAAACCTTTAACAGTTGGTCAGGCCTTGGGGCGCCAACCGCTCTCTACACCAGCCTTCCCCGGGCCACATGTGGGGGCACACCATAGGCCTGGCACCACTGTGCCATCCCACACTTTGGGCCGGGAGAAGGTTGTTCCGACTTTGCAGCAGCTCTCTTCCGGCCCTCGAGCTTTTACCTTTCAGCACTCTGCCTCAGTTCTCCCTGAGTCCCACTCATGGGTGCAGCAGAGCCCCATCCACTCCACCGATGTGGCAACACATTCGCTAGCTGCCACCCCTGTCATCCCTAGAGAGACTATGACAAATCCTTTCAAGTCAAACACAGAGAGATCACCTCAACCCCTTTCAACATTTAAGAGTGATGTCACTGAGCTTCACTTGGGGGTGTCACACAAGTCTGCCATCAGTGACAATGCAGATGATGATTTTGATGACTGGGACTTGGACCTCAAAGATTTAGAAGAATGTGAACGTCTCGCAGAACGGATTGCTCCAGTCAAAACTCTGCGCCCCACCAACAGTAGAGTGACTGAAAGAGTGCTAACCCCAACGCCCCCCTACCTCGCCCCGATGCGAACTATTACCACCTCCTCGCCGGTTCCCAACTCTTTTTCCAATACTCTTGGCAAGCCTCAGCAGGCGTCGTGGAGGACCCAGACACCAACCCACCCACCCCGGGGCCTCTTTGAGACCATTTCCCCTGGGCCTTCCCCCTCTTCAGCTTTTAGTCACCACCCCCTCAGCACACCACTGCTGACCAACCACCTGGTTCAGCTGGTGTCTGCGTCCAGTAAGGTTTCCCGTAAGAGGCCTCGGTCGGAACCTCGGCCGCCCATGACGCGGCGCTTCCCGGGCCCGGCTGGGCTCCTCCCACAGCAG CCACAAAGTGAGAGTCTAGATGAGATTGTGGTGTCCGTTTCCCACAAGCCTGCCCATAATGTGGCAGAACGCCCTCCAAAGCAG gttTCCAGCTCCCAGTCCGAGGAAGAGGAGTTCAGCAGTGGCCCCTGGGCGGCAATGAAGGCTGAGATGGGATTGGATGAGCGAAACCCAGTGTGCTTTCTGCGTTCTTACAGCGTGGTCATGGTGCTCCGcaag GCGGCTTTGAAACAGCTGAACAAAAACAAAGTCCCAAACATGGCTGTCATGCTCAAGAGTATCAACCACACCCACACTGATGCAAAGGCTGTGTTCAAGGATCCTACAG GTGAGATCCAGGGTACGTTCCATCGGCGCCTTCTGGAGGAGCGCTTGGGGGAACTGAAG GTGGGTGTTTTCTCCCCCTCCCACCGCAACCACTACCTCAACGTGACGCCCAAAAACCTCCTCAGGGTCTATTCGCCAGATGGAATGTGTCACACATCGGGGCAGCTACCCCCACTGATTCTG GAGCCGCCAACGTCACCATTGCCCACCGACAGACCGGTCTCTTGCATGCAGCTAATGTTCGACGAGGATGACTGTGATGATGACGGCACAAAATTCAATGAGGAAAACCCGCAAAATTCAAGCTGGGATGCAG ACGACTTGGATGAGCTCCTAGTGGCGCTCCCTGAGGACCCAGCCTTTGACGGGAACTGA